Part of the Cloacibacterium caeni genome is shown below.
TAAAGCAGTAAGAATAGGTTTCCATGCAAATTTCCCTAACACGAAAAGAAGTATCAAGAAAATAACTGACTGAATGATGAACAAACCTGACGAAAAATTCTCTAATAATCCCATAAGATTTTTATATATTTTTTTTATTTAATTTTTAAAAACACTTCCCGTAACCAACCGTTACGGGTGAGTGCTATTTTTTTGAGTCTTAGTTTACAGCAAATAATGCAGCAAATGCAAGACCTTCAACTAGTGCAGCAGCAATAAGCATTGCAGTTTGTAATTTACCAGCTTGTTCTGGCTGACGAGCCATACCTTCTAAAGCAGCAGCACCGATTTTACCGATACCTAAACCTGCTCCGATTACTACTAAACCTGCACCTACTAGTTTTGGAATTTCCATAATATATAATTTTAAAAATTAGTTTCTACTTTTATGTTTTGAGTTTTGAAATCCGAGTTTCGAGTTCAAAATGATAACTTTTTACTTGGCTCTTGGCTCTTTTCACTTGTTTCTTATTAGTGATGAGCTTCTTCGTGGTGGTGTTCTTCATTTGCCATACCGAAGTAAACCGCAGAAAGCATGGTGAAGATATACGCTTGTAAGAATGCTACTAATATCTCTAATAAATACAATACAAATGTTAAGAATGGGAATGCAACGCCTGCAATTACATTTTGGAAGTAATAAATCATTGCAATTAATGACATAATTACGATGTGACCTGCTGACATGTTTGCAAAGAGACGTATTAACAATGCAAACGGCTTAATGATCATCCCGATTAATTCGATAGGAATCATTACCAATTTCATTAAGAACGGTAAACCTGGCATCCAGAAGATGTGTTGCCAATAGTTTCTGTTTGCCGTAAACTGCGTAATGATGAAGGTAAAAATTGCTAAAGCAGCTGTAATGGCTAAATTCCCTGTTACATTAATCCCGAAAGGTAATAAACCAAATACGTTCAGGAATAAAATGAAGAAGAAAATAGTCAATAAATAAGAAATATATTTGTGATATTTCGCTCCGATGTTTGGAATAGCAATCTCATCTCTGATGAAGATTACCAGTGGTTCGAATAATTTACCTGCACCTGTAGGAATTGGTGATTTCTTATAATTTCTAGCCATAGAACCGAAAATTACAATCATCAATAACGATGCGCATAAAATCATTAAAACACTTTTCGTGATAGATAAGTCTAAAACTTTTGCATTGGTAGCGTGACCGTGGTCATCTAAAGTAATGGCACCAGAAGCATCTGTTTTCACAATTTTTTCGTGGTAAAGAGCGT
Proteins encoded:
- the atpE gene encoding ATP synthase F0 subunit C, translating into MEIPKLVGAGLVVIGAGLGIGKIGAAALEGMARQPEQAGKLQTAMLIAAALVEGLAFAALFAVN
- the atpB gene encoding F0F1 ATP synthase subunit A, with the translated sequence MLKRGVLLIGFLSTFSLSLAQHHEAAAETKPATETKVVSAEEAEKEQIKKENKEFIDHHLLDAHSFDIMVEKKADGTEEHWGFPLPVIFYDEANGLHAFMSSEFHHGKELKDAHGKKYNVVESKGANYALYHEKIVKTDASGAITLDDHGHATNAKVLDLSITKSVLMILCASLLMIVIFGSMARNYKKSPIPTGAGKLFEPLVIFIRDEIAIPNIGAKYHKYISYLLTIFFFILFLNVFGLLPFGINVTGNLAITAALAIFTFIITQFTANRNYWQHIFWMPGLPFLMKLVMIPIELIGMIIKPFALLIRLFANMSAGHIVIMSLIAMIYYFQNVIAGVAFPFLTFVLYLLEILVAFLQAYIFTMLSAVYFGMANEEHHHEEAHH